The Eriocheir sinensis breed Jianghai 21 chromosome 29, ASM2467909v1, whole genome shotgun sequence genomic interval cacacacacacacacacacacacacacacacacacacatacatacatacatacatacacacacacacacacacacacacacacacacacacacacacacatacatacatacagtcacGCACACGAGTTGTTTACATTCAATTCGCCGGACAAGAAGAAAcatttgtatttatctattttccaCGCCACAGACACACTAATACAACACCCACACCCTACAGAACGAAGATAGAGGGCGCCAGCAACAACCAGGAGGagcagaaaagaaggaggacAAAGCATAAGACAGAGAAAAGGGAGTTGAAGTTGGAGTGAAGCTGAAGATACCGAGGGAAGCCGAGGGTGGGGCGCGCCAGAGACTGACAGCCACACTAACAGACACCCacacttacagacagacagacagccaagaACTACAAGACTAAAATACCACaaaggaagagaacagaggaaCAACCCCACATCCTAGAGTCCTACAGGAAGCCACTGAACACATAGGATCAAAAGCAAGATGGTGTTCATGTTCCTTCTGGGGGCCATCCTCTGTGCCCTCGTGCCCTACCTGCTGATCAGTGTCCTATGGGGTCACTTTGGCTGTggaaggaagcagctgaaggggAAGCATGTGTTGGTGAGTCCTGAGTCCGTTGTTCCTGTGGTAGTCAGTTGGAAGGGCTAGGATATAAGACACTCGTTCggctacacataaaatattgtgactccgtctgggacccacacactaacaataacataaataaattagaggccatacaaaacaaagctgcaagatGGGCCAGATGTGATTACAGACACACTACATCAGTCATTTGCTTAAACAAAACATAAAACTAGACCCATTAGcaacacaaatacacagacaacaaatgctaTATAAATCACAAACAATTTAGAAGACATAAATAAGGACACATATTTACACCCGACAACTACACGATCcactagaggcagccacaaccttaaataccacacttaccagactAACACTAGCATAGGCCTATTCAAATATTTAttctttccccgcagcatccaagagtggaatcatctcccatctcatgtagttaatagtcccaTTCTTGACATATTTAAgaataggatcatcaatcattatctcacTAATCCTGGCCCTTCACCATGTCCTAATACCTTTtctcatcctaacccttatcctaatcctgtcctggccccttgaatcccccgcacaacccctgcatatcatgccacccgagggtggccctctgcgggtcccctagaaatgaaatgaaatggaaaatctTGGTGCCTGTCTCCTTTGGATTGGCCCTTGACCCTGTGGTGGTTAAGAAAGTGGTTGATGCCTTGGATATAATTATGACAGTCTGTGTAAATTAATTCTGCTTACACACCCAGACTTACCTTTACTGTATCTACCTGTTCACTATTTCATTCTTCCCCACCAGTGTATACAAACATGATCGATGGAGCTGTTCTCAAATGTCCATGGTTGTTGCAGGTGACAGGTGGATCCAGTGGTATTGGCCTGAGTGTGGCGCGGCATGTGGCATCACTCGGAGCTAAGGTGACGCTTGTGGCCAGGAATGTGGAGCGACTGGAGAAGGCCAAGCAGGAGGTGGAGAGTGTCTGCGTCAAGGAGGAGAGCGGAGGCAGCCAGGTGCAGTACTTCTCAGGTGAATTGGGTGGGCACGAGGGAGCAGGTTTTCgcttattattctttttgtttaatGATCTTAGTTTTCCTTGTGGGGTTGGACAGGATTTTCACGTATGAGGTTGGACATGGGAACAGGTATTTGCAGACCTACTCACTATCTTGCATGCTCTGCAGTGGACCTTGGAGGCAACCGTGAGGCCATCGCTGCAGCCGTGAAGAATGCTGAGGCTAGCCTGGGGCCCATCTACATGCTGGTCAACTGCGCCGGGTTTGCCAAGGCACAGGTCTTTGAGGACATACCGTACAGCCTGGTCAAAGTGAGCTCAGGTTTATTTTCTTAACATTATTCATTCAATGGGAAACCAGGTAAATGGTGGAAGTACATATATGAGAAAATTAAAAACCTATATTAATCATTTTGTAAGTTTCTGACTGGACCAACAACCATCAAATTGAAAGGGATTGGCTAAATATTAGTAATGGGTTGTGGTGTGTTGGCAGCAGGCCCTGGGAACTTGATATATGACTGAAATTAAATCTTTCTTTGACTTAGTGTTTACTGTTTTCCAGAATTCAACCCATCTTGCATATATGGGAACTGGGAAGTTGATGAGGATAATGCTAATCTAAATCTTCACACATCAAAAGCTTCATGGACTCTTAAAGCCCCTCTTGTGACTAATGCTGCCATCCAACACTCTTTAACTTATGGTGAAGAGGCAGTATCAACAAGAGAATTCCATTATTTagctctcattttcattcttggtgaaggagtgaaaaggcagcatttttatcattttatccTTTCATCACTCATCATTTTGTCTCTCTTCTCGTCCTCCAGGAGATGATGGATGTTAACTACCTGGGTTCCTTCATACTGAGCCAGGAGGTGGTGCGCGGCATGAAGGCACGCAACGAGGGCGGCTCCGTAGTGTTCACCTCCTCCCAAGGTGGGCTGCTGGGCCTCTACGGATTCACCGCTTACTCTGCTGCCAAGGCTGCTCTGGTGAAGCTGGCTGAGGCACTGCACatggaggtgagggggaagggaaggagagggccaTGCAGGGTTGTGGGTCCTTTACCTTCTTGGTGTACAATATCCGGAACTCATTGACGATTATAACTTTACAGAGGAATTATCTAGAGAGTGATTTATCCTATCGTCTTTCACCCTTGAATAGATGAAGAGCCAGTATAAAGcgaattctccctctctctcactttgtttTACAGTtgaggaggcagttcaagggcaaaaactaatgaaaagcaaaaaaagcctgctgaatattgctcctaaaaaaagaagtAGAGTGAGAGGTCAATTTAGTTTTATTTTAATTCTTGGTGTAGCAGTGGAAAGCCAGCATTTCTACTGTCTTGTCCATTTACCAATCACCATTCTGTATTAAcccctccgctgcgattggcacagattttgccttcactggtagcccggtaacatatactcccaggtctttctctgcctctgtggtggagagtggagtatttcccatgtggtattggtatgctggatttcccctcccaaggtgcatgactttacatttttcttcattgaattctaGCAGCCACTCACTGCTCCATTTCTGTAGctcggtgatgtcttcttgtaggaaatccacagccaaggggttaaggAGTTCACAATACCTTATTCTTCCCTGCCCTCAGCTGAAGCCACACGGGATCACAGTGACGGTGTGCTACCCACCCGACACGCAGACTCCCGGCTTCCTAGAGGAGAACAAAACCAAGCCTGTGGAGACGCGGCTCATCTCGGAGGCTGCAGGACTCTTCACTGTACGTCAGACCCCTAGGGGAGGGGGCCCAGGGGTCTAAACTACTGCAGTGTGTCTATTAGTTCCCATTCTGCCTTACTACAGTGCACACTTCTTTCTCTTGGTCTTAAAATGTACAAAaatcattcatattttcattttatcttctttttcctatttttcttttcttcctctccttcttattattattattctccttcttctttttcttcttcttcttcatcttctttcaatTTTTCCTACCCAATAAGGAAAAATAGGGACATTaaacaaagaataataataagaagaagaacaaatgtCTACCTTGTATCCTTGTAAACAAATTATAAAGCACAACCAGATGATCAGTTATCAAGATTTTCAACACACTTCCTCTGCCATGAAAATATTATCGTTTACAATACCAGAACTGataccttgcttcccttcctttcatcggCCATATGGTTGTATACTGTGTCCCTCTTGGGTGTAATAGATTAATAAAACGTGTCCCATTCTTCCCACAGTCTGATGACGTGGCCAAGAAACTGGTGGATGACGCGCTGCAGGGAAAGTTCAGCAGCACGGTGGGGCTGGAGGGCTTCATGCTGACCACCCTGTGTGCCGGCATGGGCCCCGTCACGGACTCCCTCTCACTTCTAGCCCAGGTACTCCATTAACAAATTCATCTCATTGTAAAAACATCTGACGAACTATTTTTATACCTCAGCTTATTTTTCTTGACATGAGCACACTGGTTTGAATAACACAAGCAATTGGCAGATATTTTTCTACAGTAAACAAACCACTTCAAGGGCAAatataaataagaacaaaaaagtgTAGATGAATGTCCAAACGGGAGGTCATTTTAAGTTGGAGAAGTGTCGTTATAGTTCTctcttaacctgtccgctgcgattggcatggatttcaccttcactggtagcatggAAACATatcctcccaggtctttctctgcctctgtggtggatagtggagtgtttcccatgtggtattggtatgctggatttcccctcccaaggtgcatgactttacattttgcttcactgaattgtagcagccactttttgctccattcctgtagcttggtgatgtcttgtaggaaatccgcagtcaaggggtaaaaggtcaagtcgtgggcaggaggaaacTCAGACGATATATCCTacattcctattcttcctttccagcTGTTTCTTACTGGGATCTTCCGCTTTGTCTCCATCTTCTACCTGTGGAGCTTCGCAAACATCATCGACAAGGAGCACAAAAAGAAGAAAGCTGCAGCTGCAGCCGCCGCCAACACGGACAAGACAAAGTAAAGGGTCTCTGTGCTGTCCATCAGTCGAGTTACCTGAAGGAACACAAGTCATTCAGAAACCAAAGAACACCCTGGATTAGGATCTATAGGATGCAATGTTctcactggtgtgtgtgtgtattcgcagAGCTGCTTCTAGTAACATAAGTAACTGTTTGTGGCCTCCTttgtctcttctttcatcttcatcttctttcttcttcttccctctgtctGTAGGGTCccaaaaatatttatatacaagaataataatgtatattttaGATTGACCTCTCCGTTAGTAGCTTTTTCCCTGCAGCATTTAGCACTATTCACTGTATAATGCTTTGTGATATATCCTGCGTAAATACCGGAGAGGGTATATTAGGGAGATCCAAAACATAATGCAACTAAGGGTCATACTCTTAACATATCAGTGGTCAACTTTACagacttgacaaggctttcataggagttctgagcatttccaggggtaggtttAGGGCCTttgtggtagactgacccttcttctgtaccatgaacctgaaaaaacactcatgagaacctgactgatctcctttttgggctttggaaattggtgatgtgagaggtggaagcttcTGAGAATACCAACTCGACTAAGACCTAAGCAGACTAGAACTGGCTCTGTGCATTTGGGAGGTGTATACAGCTTGCCTTTTGATTCAAGAAGTGGCTATCCAGAGTTGATTCAATTTCTTTCACagcttccttaacccggtagcagcgatgggccaaatttgtggctttaccgcgtaccagtgtcaggccaaatttgtggctttaccgcgtaccagtgtcaggccaaatttgtggctttaccgcgtaccagtgtcaggccaaatttgtggctttaccgcgtaccagtgtcaggccaaatttgtggctttaccgcgtaccagtgtcaggccaaatttgtggctttaccgcgtaccagtgtcaggccaaatttgtggctttaccgcgtaccagtgtcaggccaaatttgtggctttaccgcgtaccagtgtcaggccaaatttgtggctttaccgtgtaccagtgtcaggccaaatttgtggctttaacgtgtaccagtgtcaggccaaatttgtggctttaacgtgtaccagtgtcaggccaaatttgtggctttaacgtgtaccagtgtcaggccaaatttgtggctttaccgtgtaccagtgtcaggccaaatttgtggctttaccgtgtaccagtgtcaggccaaatttgtggcttgacataacccccccaaaatagaggatgcataaactgatcacttatgcgttgatatatattacataatgatttgcatgagtgatgatttttcttatTGATTCGCTTAGagaggcctttaagaaacatgatccccgcagctaccgggttaatgtttgAATGATGTATTTTCATAACCACTAAAGAATTAACGATACTTAAAAGCAGTGTGCCTAAATATTTTAATGATTAAGATAAGTCACGGGGAAGTATTTCGTTATACAGCACAATGATAAAAGTTGATTTGGGAGTTAATTGAGATATAATGTGTACTATTTTCAGGCTCAATAAATGTTTTGCAGGAAGATCTATTGTATTAAGTCAccagctttttttgttttcatttatttgttgctgtttcctttacttaaaaaaaaaaaaaaaaaaaaaatgcagtgagTGAAGCAAGACTGGGTGAAattattatactctctctctctctctctctctctctctctctctctctctctctctctctctctctctctctctctctctctctctctctctctctctctctctctctcattcacatctattttgtatctttttataaCGTTTTTTCTTGCCTCTCTCCCTAtcatcctttcctattttttttgttttctacttttcttgattttattctttattttttatctcattttccctccctttctctcttcctttttctttctattttcccttttcctcatcttcagtTTTTCCTAAGTTCTctgtcatctttcctttctttttcctttctacattTCTTGAttatcttccttgttctcttgttctcattttccctccctccctctcttccttttcctttctgttctcccttttcctcatcttcagtTTTTTCCTACGTTCTctgtcatcctttccttcctttctcctttctacatttcttaattatcttccttatttttgttctcatcttccctccctccctctcttccttttccttctttttttacatacGAAATAATATAAAAGATTACAGAAGTGGAGGGACAGAGAGGCAGGGCAACAAATATCCCCAAATACACAAGAcaacaaatatgaaaaagaagtaaaaagttaGGGGGTTAGGAGGGAAAGGTATAAAGTTAGGGGGTTAAGGGGAGTGGGGTTAAGTCTATAAGTCTGTGCAGCACATCAAGGTTCAGCAAGGTAAACAAGGGATGCAGCAAGACAGGTAAACGTGCTGGTCAGGGAACGGCTTTGACTTAACACCTGAAAAATTATGGACTAGCGTGGGAGGGGGTGGAATGGAGTGAAAGTTTGTGTAGGAAGTGGAGGGAatactgtatctatctatctatctatctatctggaagTGGAGGGActaatcaatctatctatgtgggagtggagggaataatcaatctatctgtgtgtgagtggagagaataatctatctagctatctgggAGTGGAGGGAATACtgaatctatcaatctatctatctggaaGTGGAGGGAATATTGAATCTATCTATCTGGAAGTGGAGAGAATATTGAATCTATCTATCTGGAAGTGGAGGGAATATTGAATCTATCTATCTGGAAGTGGAGGGAATATTGAATCTATCTATCTGGAAGTGGAGGGAATATTGAATCTATCTATCTGGAAGTGGAGGGAATATTGAATCTATCTATCTGGAAGTGGAGGGAATATTGAATCTATCTATCTGGAAGTGGAGGGAATATTGAATCTATCTATCTGGAAGTGGAGGGAATATTGAATCTATCTATCTGGAAGTGGAGGGAGTAATGAAtctctttatccatctatctggAAGTGGAGGGAATGCTGAATATCAATATATCTGAAAGTGGAAAGAATATTgaatctctctctttatctatctatctatcactatcaAGCCCATCAGAAAGAACCACAAGCCAAGAGAAAGGAAATAGTCTCATAGGGAAATAGACAGTCTCAGTCATCATAGGGAAATTATCTTTAACTCAGGGCCCTTTCAAACTGGTCCCGCCCTAGAGGCTTATATATTATGAACAGGAACGCCACGCATGTATACTTCTTCACACTTTAACAACTAAATACACAGGCCGATGGGAAGCACAAAAGTCTTAAAACAGTGAAAAGACATGCAAATGGGGCCTGTAGATAACTGGGCAAGGCTTAAAATTGAATAGAATCACAGTGAGGGGAGTTTTAGGGCtcacattatttgacaaggctttcgtaggagttctgaacATTGCCAGGgccggtagttttatgaccctggtggtagtttaacccttcttctgtgccaagAACTTttacaaacactcattagaacccgattgatctcctcggACTTGGAAATAGATgaaatgagaggtggaagcgtctgaaaataccataTATACaatccacgggtagttttatgaccttggtaaTGTTtaaacccttcttctgtaccatgaatataaaacaacactcattataacccgactgatctcctttcggccgatgtgagaggcggaagcgtttgaaattagtcaccccttccttcctccatcccgaGACAGCTCAACACCTCAACACCCCGATTCATGCAGCGCTGTTCCGCACCCCAACGATTCCGACGGGCACGAACGTTCGGGGCCCGACAAATTTCCTGAAACTCCTTGCTTTTCTTTGGTCCGTCCACATGTCAGCCTCGTCTCGCCCCGCCCGCCGTTGGCTGTCTGGTAAAGTGGGCGTGAGGCCGTGAGGGGGACAATATGGGGGGACCTTGATGCCTcgacctcctttctctctttttcttcgctATCTCTCGCAAGTTTTCATTCCTCGTTTTAGTTTTTGAATGGGTCTTAGGAGGAGTGTGAATTTTTCTGTATATTCGCTTCACTAAGCCGTTGGTTATCTGGTTATCTCCTTATATGGTAAAGTTGGTGTAATGGACAGACAATATGGATTCAATGTGATGATTCTACCTCTCTCCTCTATCCGCTGTCCAACCGTAGGCTCTTTGATAGttttgtaggagagagagagagaggtcgtagtTTTCCGTATCTTCTTCAGAAATACAGATAAGTTACCGACCGCCACCAGCAACCCAGATAAAGGTGATATTTGAAACGCCCATGAGAGGTTAGCGTGGTGGGAGGATATTTTTGGCTTAGTTATCCCTGAATTTAGCGGCGCTTTTAAAGGCTGGCTAAACTAAACTTGGGACACTATGAAATAATAAATAGCatacgaatatttttttctttctctaccaacatatgaaaaataaaaagtttatcATGGTAGCTAGTGTTCAGATTGTGTTAGGGTCACTATGATATGAGGCTAtgtatctattatctattttagtGATAAAGGAGAATACTTATTTTGGTGTATGTTGAAGataaagtatctctctctctctctctctctctctctcttgttagtttcccctttttcttcccttttctcttctcccttctcccccctttctcattttcctcttcctcttcttcttccccttcattttcctcttcctcttcttccttccccttcagtttcattttcctcctcttcctcttttacttccaccttttctttaccccctcttcttccctcttcagtttactcttcctcttctcctacctttattctcttctccttcttctttccccttcattttcaccatccttttctctccctttcaatttcctctctcactccctcttctctccctctcttcacttgtACAGTCTCCCTCTTAATTTTtcatctctccttatcttctctcccgcCATCCACCATCCACCTTCCCCCTTTTTAttgttccttccctttttcccccctctccttatctcccttccacctagcgtccctccctcccttccgtttaTATGTGTTTGGAAAATAACGTGTGTGAAGTTCGGCTCggggttttgtttttctttcctttatgccTGTGGAGGTAATATTGCttttggaagggatggagggtgggaagtctctctctctctctctctctctctctctctctctctctctctctctctggactagTTTCGTTACCTCCAAAGCCAGTTTTTTctttatctgagagagagagagagagagagattgattgattgatagtttattgttgcaggtaaacaacaagggagaagggaggaacatgccatcgcaacccccaggcaggacagagtgtgattatacaactattaatacacgtgtaggtagcaccacgaaattaaaaagatacaatggtaggaaggaaagcacaacaagggag includes:
- the LOC127004903 gene encoding 3-ketodihydrosphingosine reductase-like, coding for MVFMFLLGAILCALVPYLLISVLWGHFGCGRKQLKGKHVLVTGGSSGIGLSVARHVASLGAKVTLVARNVERLEKAKQEVESVCVKEESGGSQVQYFSVDLGGNREAIAAAVKNAEASLGPIYMLVNCAGFAKAQVFEDIPYSLVKEMMDVNYLGSFILSQEVVRGMKARNEGGSVVFTSSQGGLLGLYGFTAYSAAKAALVKLAEALHMELKPHGITVTVCYPPDTQTPGFLEENKTKPVETRLISEAAGLFTSDDVAKKLVDDALQGKFSSTVGLEGFMLTTLCAGMGPVTDSLSLLAQLFLTGIFRFVSIFYLWSFANIIDKEHKKKKAAAAAAANTDKTK